A window of Actinomadura rubteroloni contains these coding sequences:
- a CDS encoding DUF2469 domain-containing protein: MSAEDLEKYETEMELQLYREYRDVVGLFSYVVETERRFYLTNSVDLQVRDTENGEVFFEVAMQDAWVWDMYRPARFVKNVRVVTFKDVNVEEIAKSDFELPSTD, translated from the coding sequence GTGTCTGCAGAGGACCTCGAGAAGTACGAGACCGAGATGGAGCTGCAGCTCTACCGGGAGTACCGCGACGTGGTGGGCTTGTTCAGCTACGTCGTCGAGACGGAACGCCGCTTCTACCTCACCAACTCGGTCGACCTCCAGGTCCGGGACACCGAAAACGGCGAGGTCTTCTTCGAGGTAGCGATGCAGGACGCCTGGGTATGGGACATGTACCGCCCGGCACGCTTCGTCAAGAACGTCCGAGTAGTCACCTTCAAGGACGTCAACGTCGAAGAAATCGCCAAGAGCGACTTCGAACTCCCGTCCACCGACTGA
- a CDS encoding type I polyketide synthase produces the protein MPHEDKLREYLRRATNDLYHAREQVRALESEKSEPIAIVGMACRYPGGVASPGELWELAAAGRDAVSEFPEDRGWNVDTLYDPDPEVPHTSYARHGGFLHEAGEFDAEFFGINPREALSMDPQQRLLLEASWEAAESAGLDPRGLRNSSTGVFVGVMYHDYGARIVRPPAEMEGYLGQGSAGSVASGRIAHAFGFHGPAVTVDTACSSSLVALHLAARALRAGECEMALAGGVTVMATPSVFLEFSRQRGLAADGRCKSFAAAADGTGWGEGVGLVLLERLSDAERLGHRVLAIVRGSAINQDGTTSQLSAPNGPSQQRVIEQALASAGLTADEVDAVEAHGTGTKLGDPIEAQALLGTYGRHHTSDRPAYLGSIKSNIGHTQAAAGVAGIIKMVEAMRHGVLPKTLHVDAPSPHVDWSAGHVALLVEPTPWPETGRPRRAAVSSFGISGTNAHVILEAPPKAEPDADGGVGGPVALPLSARTPEALRAVGARLGAHLAAHPDATPAALAAPLAARTLFDRRAVVVADGDDREALGRALAALAAGDPDPALVTGEVRDGGLVYLLSGQGSQMPGMGRGLYDTSPVFAEAFDTVCAAFDPHLDASLKDVILSGNDLINDTAYAQPALFTVQVALHHLLRHHGITPDVLIGHSLGELTAAHLAGLWTLTDATTLIATRGRLMSALPPGGGMLTVHAPEADLPPLPDDVTVAAVNSPTATVLSGDLDALEEFATVLDEHGIKHQRLVVSHAFHSSLMEPMLDEFQKVAESLTYHPTTIPIISNLTGRTATDEQLSNPAYWTDQIRNAVRFHDGLTHLHTTHNPALYLELGPRPTLTTLTHQILDDATVRPVLDHRRPDGIAFLAAVAQVHAGTRKRVEWTNPKSSLGDPPPTYPFQRTRYWLDAPPGGAGDATELGLSPADHALLTTEALLPDGRWQATARLTRETQPWLADHAVHGTPLLPGTAFLDLALHAGHATGCPAVEELTLQAPLTLTAARTVHVAVDAPGEDGRRAFSVHSRPDSDASTWITHATGVLAPETATTKPPAPENGVSVDITGLYERLADQGYTYGPAFQNLRELHRDDTTLHAHVQLPPGTSTTDYGLHPALLDAALHALATDQDGSGISLPFSWTGVRLHATGADTLRVTLVPLRPDTVSLHAADPAGQPVLTVEELTLRPLTGDLTDDAPAAPDLFHLAWHPVPDAEPEPVEDAVFLGTPPEGAEATSHAGFAEFAAALDGTAPAEVVALPSLFAATCAHGDGCGCPERVTATAAAALRLLQDWAADERLSDSTLTLVTQRAQVLPGDGDESSLAQAAVWGMARSAQNEHPGRFRLLDVDRLELDALPRALATARSLDEPQLATRDGSLFQARLANSREEFLIPPGDSGWQLVTTGRTGSLDDIALAPTDPPEEPLGPDDVRIRTHAGGLNFRDVLVSLGMVNAKAPIGGEEAGTVIEVGANVTALEPGDRVTGMFSRGGIGPVATTDHRLVMKIPDDWTFPQAATIPVAFLTAYYGLVTLGGLKKGQKVLIHTATGGVGQAALQIARLHGAEIYATASPRKWPVLREFGLDDDHIANSRATDYEQQFRQTAPDGIDIVLNSLANEHIDVSLRLLNPHGHFVEMGKTDIRTPQQLAHHPHIHYQPFDIIDADTARVQELFTLLRTHFDRRTLTPLPCTSHPVTRTRQAIRTLSQAQHIGKVTLSLPQPARPGTVLITGGTGTLGSLVAEHLATRHPARHLLLVSRKGPQAPGAQELKTRLEGLGAQVTIAACDTADPDALAGLLATIPDERPLRVVIHAAGVLRDAPLEGQTPEHLATVFRPKVDAAWNLHRQTEDLDAFVLFSSAAGTLGNPGQANYAAANAYLDALAHLRHTQNRPATSIAWGLWEQASGMTAGLTETDLARLRRSGVTPLSDAHGLELLDTALRLNEPHTVATPITATTTAHHPSPLLRGLAPAALRTAVSAASGGGAAAADDLTAKLSGLTADRQRGHVLGLVQSHAAAVLGHPAPHTIAPDKPFKDLGFDSLTAVELRNRLNNATQLRLPPTLIFDHPTPTALAAQLLTQLAPPTAGSVPGILAELDGLDAALAEVPADDADRSAVTARLEALLWKWTGADDAPDDDAGGDLASATDDEIFDVIENELGLS, from the coding sequence ATGCCTCATGAGGACAAGCTCCGCGAATACCTTCGGCGGGCTACCAACGACCTCTACCATGCGCGGGAGCAGGTGCGCGCGCTGGAGTCGGAGAAGTCCGAGCCCATCGCCATCGTGGGCATGGCCTGCCGGTATCCCGGCGGTGTCGCCTCGCCGGGGGAGCTTTGGGAGCTCGCCGCCGCCGGCCGGGACGCGGTGTCGGAATTTCCCGAGGACCGCGGGTGGAACGTCGACACCCTTTATGATCCCGATCCTGAAGTGCCTCATACCAGTTATGCGCGGCACGGTGGGTTTCTGCACGAGGCCGGCGAGTTCGACGCCGAGTTCTTCGGGATCAATCCGCGTGAGGCTCTTTCCATGGACCCGCAGCAGCGTCTTCTGCTGGAGGCCTCCTGGGAGGCCGCGGAGAGCGCCGGCCTCGACCCTCGTGGGCTTCGTAATAGCAGTACCGGGGTGTTCGTGGGTGTGATGTACCACGACTACGGAGCGCGGATCGTCCGGCCGCCCGCCGAGATGGAGGGGTATCTCGGGCAGGGCAGTGCCGGAAGTGTCGCTTCGGGACGGATCGCGCACGCTTTCGGGTTCCACGGGCCAGCGGTGACGGTCGACACGGCCTGTTCGTCGTCGCTCGTCGCCCTGCACCTGGCCGCGCGGGCGCTGCGGGCCGGTGAGTGCGAGATGGCGCTGGCGGGCGGTGTCACCGTGATGGCGACGCCTTCGGTGTTCCTGGAGTTCAGCAGGCAGCGCGGGCTGGCGGCGGACGGTCGCTGCAAGTCCTTCGCCGCCGCCGCCGACGGGACGGGCTGGGGCGAGGGCGTCGGGCTCGTCCTGCTCGAACGTTTGTCGGACGCCGAGCGGCTCGGCCACCGGGTCCTCGCGATCGTCCGCGGGTCGGCGATCAACCAGGACGGGACGACCAGCCAGCTCTCGGCGCCCAACGGGCCGTCCCAGCAGCGCGTCATCGAGCAGGCCCTCGCTAGCGCGGGGCTCACCGCCGACGAGGTTGACGCTGTCGAGGCGCATGGCACTGGCACCAAGCTCGGCGACCCGATCGAGGCGCAGGCCCTTCTCGGCACCTACGGACGCCACCACACGTCCGACCGTCCGGCCTACCTGGGGTCCATCAAATCCAACATCGGGCATACCCAAGCGGCGGCCGGGGTCGCGGGCATCATCAAGATGGTCGAGGCGATGCGCCACGGCGTCCTCCCCAAGACCTTGCACGTGGACGCTCCGTCCCCGCACGTCGACTGGAGCGCGGGGCACGTCGCCCTGCTCGTGGAGCCGACGCCGTGGCCGGAGACCGGACGTCCGCGCCGGGCCGCCGTGTCGTCCTTCGGGATCAGCGGGACCAACGCCCACGTCATCCTGGAAGCGCCACCCAAAGCCGAGCCGGACGCGGACGGCGGCGTCGGCGGTCCGGTCGCGCTGCCGCTGTCGGCGCGGACCCCCGAGGCGCTGCGGGCCGTCGGCGCACGCCTCGGCGCCCATCTCGCCGCGCACCCGGACGCGACGCCCGCCGCACTCGCCGCGCCCCTGGCCGCGCGGACGCTGTTCGACCGGCGCGCCGTCGTCGTCGCCGACGGGGACGACCGGGAAGCACTCGGACGCGCCCTCGCCGCTCTCGCGGCCGGTGACCCCGACCCTGCGCTGGTCACCGGCGAGGTCCGGGACGGCGGGCTCGTCTACCTGCTCAGCGGGCAGGGCAGCCAGATGCCCGGCATGGGACGCGGCCTCTACGACACCTCACCCGTTTTCGCTGAAGCCTTCGACACCGTCTGCGCCGCCTTCGACCCGCACCTGGACGCGTCCCTCAAGGACGTAATCCTGTCCGGCAACGACCTGATCAACGACACCGCCTACGCCCAACCAGCCCTGTTCACCGTGCAGGTCGCCCTCCACCACCTCCTGCGGCACCACGGCATCACACCCGACGTCCTCATCGGGCACTCCCTCGGCGAACTCACCGCCGCCCACCTCGCCGGGCTCTGGACCCTCACCGACGCCACAACCCTCATCGCCACACGCGGACGCCTGATGAGCGCGCTCCCACCCGGCGGCGGAATGCTCACCGTCCACGCGCCCGAAGCCGACCTGCCGCCGCTCCCCGACGACGTCACCGTCGCCGCCGTCAACTCCCCCACCGCGACCGTCCTGTCCGGTGACCTCGACGCCCTCGAAGAGTTCGCCACGGTCCTGGACGAGCACGGAATCAAACACCAGCGACTCGTCGTGAGCCACGCCTTCCACTCGTCCCTCATGGAGCCCATGCTCGACGAGTTCCAGAAGGTCGCCGAAAGCCTCACCTACCACCCGACCACCATCCCGATCATCTCCAACCTCACCGGACGCACAGCGACCGACGAACAACTCAGCAACCCCGCCTACTGGACCGACCAGATCAGGAACGCGGTCCGCTTCCACGACGGCCTCACCCACCTCCACACCACCCACAACCCCGCCCTCTACCTCGAACTCGGCCCCCGCCCGACGCTCACCACGCTCACCCACCAGATCCTCGACGACGCGACCGTCCGGCCCGTCCTCGACCACCGGCGTCCCGACGGCATCGCGTTCCTCGCCGCCGTGGCCCAGGTGCACGCCGGCACCCGCAAGCGCGTCGAATGGACGAACCCGAAGTCCAGCCTCGGGGACCCGCCGCCGACCTACCCGTTCCAGCGCACCCGCTACTGGCTCGACGCCCCGCCCGGCGGCGCGGGCGACGCCACGGAACTGGGACTGAGCCCGGCCGACCACGCGCTGCTGACGACCGAGGCCCTGCTGCCCGACGGACGCTGGCAGGCCACGGCACGCCTCACCCGGGAAACGCAGCCGTGGCTCGCCGACCACGCCGTCCACGGCACGCCGCTGCTCCCCGGCACCGCCTTCCTCGACCTCGCCCTCCACGCCGGGCACGCCACCGGCTGCCCCGCCGTCGAGGAGCTGACGCTCCAGGCCCCGCTGACGCTCACCGCCGCGCGGACGGTCCATGTGGCCGTGGACGCGCCGGGAGAGGACGGACGCCGCGCCTTCTCCGTCCATTCCCGCCCGGACAGCGACGCATCCACGTGGATCACGCACGCGACCGGCGTCCTGGCTCCCGAAACGGCCACCACGAAGCCGCCCGCGCCCGAGAATGGCGTGTCCGTCGACATCACGGGCCTCTACGAGCGCCTCGCCGACCAGGGCTACACCTACGGACCCGCGTTCCAGAACCTCCGCGAACTCCACCGCGACGACACGACCCTGCACGCGCACGTCCAGCTCCCGCCCGGCACCTCCACCACCGACTACGGACTCCACCCCGCGCTCCTGGACGCCGCCCTCCACGCACTGGCGACCGACCAGGACGGCAGCGGGATCAGCCTGCCGTTCTCCTGGACCGGCGTCCGGCTCCACGCGACCGGGGCCGACACCCTCCGCGTCACGCTCGTCCCGCTGCGGCCCGACACGGTCAGCCTGCACGCCGCGGACCCGGCCGGGCAGCCGGTCCTGACCGTCGAGGAACTCACGCTGCGTCCGCTGACCGGCGACCTCACCGACGATGCGCCGGCCGCGCCGGACCTCTTCCACCTGGCGTGGCATCCGGTGCCGGACGCCGAGCCGGAACCCGTCGAGGACGCGGTCTTCCTCGGAACGCCTCCCGAGGGCGCCGAGGCGACGTCCCACGCCGGGTTCGCCGAGTTCGCCGCCGCCCTCGACGGCACCGCCCCCGCCGAGGTGGTCGCGCTCCCATCGCTGTTCGCCGCCACCTGCGCGCACGGCGACGGCTGCGGCTGCCCCGAGCGCGTGACGGCGACGGCCGCCGCGGCGCTGCGGCTGCTCCAGGACTGGGCGGCCGACGAGCGGCTCTCCGACAGCACGCTCACGCTGGTCACGCAGCGCGCCCAGGTTCTTCCCGGCGACGGTGACGAGTCGTCGCTCGCCCAGGCCGCGGTCTGGGGCATGGCCCGCAGCGCGCAGAACGAGCACCCGGGACGGTTCCGCCTGCTGGACGTCGACAGGCTGGAACTCGACGCGCTCCCGCGCGCCCTGGCCACGGCCCGGTCGCTCGACGAGCCGCAGCTCGCAACCCGCGACGGCTCGCTGTTCCAGGCGCGGCTGGCGAACAGCCGCGAGGAGTTCCTGATCCCGCCCGGCGACTCCGGCTGGCAGTTGGTGACCACGGGCCGCACCGGATCGCTGGACGACATCGCCCTGGCCCCGACCGACCCGCCCGAGGAGCCGCTCGGGCCGGACGACGTCCGGATCCGCACCCACGCGGGCGGCCTGAACTTCCGCGACGTCCTGGTGTCGCTGGGGATGGTGAACGCCAAGGCGCCGATCGGCGGCGAGGAGGCCGGAACGGTCATCGAGGTCGGGGCGAACGTGACGGCCCTCGAACCGGGCGACCGGGTGACCGGGATGTTCTCGCGCGGCGGGATCGGGCCGGTCGCGACGACCGACCACCGCCTGGTCATGAAGATCCCCGACGACTGGACGTTCCCGCAGGCCGCCACCATCCCCGTCGCGTTCCTCACCGCCTACTACGGACTCGTGACACTCGGCGGCCTCAAGAAGGGCCAGAAAGTCCTCATCCACACCGCGACAGGCGGTGTCGGGCAGGCCGCGCTCCAGATCGCACGACTCCACGGCGCCGAGATCTACGCCACCGCCAGCCCCCGCAAATGGCCCGTCCTGCGCGAATTCGGCCTTGACGACGACCACATCGCCAACAGCCGCGCCACCGACTACGAACAGCAGTTCCGTCAGACCGCGCCCGACGGCATCGACATCGTCCTCAACAGCCTCGCCAACGAACACATCGACGTCTCACTCCGCCTCCTCAACCCCCACGGCCACTTCGTGGAAATGGGCAAGACCGACATCCGCACCCCCCAGCAACTCGCCCACCACCCCCACATCCACTACCAGCCCTTCGACATCATCGACGCCGACACCGCCCGCGTGCAGGAACTCTTCACGCTCCTCCGCACCCACTTCGACCGGCGCACCCTCACCCCGCTGCCCTGCACGAGCCACCCCGTCACGCGGACGCGGCAGGCCATCCGGACGCTCTCGCAGGCCCAGCACATCGGCAAGGTCACGCTCAGCCTCCCGCAGCCCGCGAGGCCCGGAACCGTGCTGATCACCGGCGGCACCGGCACGCTCGGCTCCCTCGTCGCGGAGCACCTGGCGACCCGGCACCCCGCCCGCCATCTGCTCCTGGTCAGCAGGAAGGGTCCGCAGGCCCCGGGGGCGCAAGAGCTGAAGACCAGGCTGGAAGGCCTCGGCGCGCAGGTCACCATCGCCGCGTGCGACACCGCCGACCCCGACGCCCTCGCCGGCCTCCTCGCCACGATCCCCGACGAGCGTCCGCTGCGGGTCGTCATCCACGCCGCGGGAGTCCTGCGGGACGCGCCGCTCGAAGGCCAGACGCCCGAGCACCTCGCGACGGTGTTCCGTCCCAAGGTGGACGCGGCCTGGAACCTGCACCGGCAGACCGAGGACCTGGACGCCTTCGTCCTCTTCTCCTCCGCAGCAGGGACACTCGGCAACCCGGGACAGGCCAACTACGCCGCCGCCAACGCCTACCTCGACGCGCTCGCCCACCTCCGCCACACCCAGAACCGACCGGCGACGTCCATCGCCTGGGGGCTCTGGGAGCAGGCCAGCGGGATGACCGCCGGCCTCACCGAGACCGACCTCGCCCGGCTCCGCCGCAGTGGCGTCACGCCGCTCAGCGACGCGCACGGCCTCGAACTCCTCGACACCGCGCTCCGCCTCAACGAACCCCACACCGTCGCCACGCCCATCACGGCGACCACGACCGCGCACCACCCGTCTCCCCTCCTGCGCGGCCTCGCCCCGGCGGCCCTCCGGACCGCCGTCTCCGCCGCGTCCGGCGGAGGCGCCGCGGCGGCCGACGACCTCACCGCGAAGCTGTCCGGGCTCACCGCGGACCGGCAGCGCGGGCACGTCCTCGGCCTGGTCCAGTCGCACGCCGCAGCGGTCCTCGGCCATCCCGCGCCGCACACGATCGCCCCGGACAAACCGTTCAAGGACCTGGGCTTCGACTCCCTCACCGCCGTCGAACTGCGCAACCGCCTCAACAACGCCACACAGCTCCGCCTCCCGCCCACCCTGATCTTCGACCACCCCACCCCCACCGCGCTCGCCGCACAACTCCTCACCCAACTCGCGCCGCCCACGGCGGGCTCGGTGCCCGGGATTCTCGCCGAGCTGGACGGCCTGGACGCGGCGCTGGCGGAGGTGCCCGCCGACGACGCGGACCGGTCCGCCGTCACGGCGCGGCTCGAAGCCCTGCTGTGGAAGTGGACCGGCGCCGACGACGCGCCGGACGACGACGCGGGCGGCGATCTCGCCTCCGCCACCGACGACGAGATCTTCGACGTCATCGAGAACGAGCTCGGCCTCTCCTGA